CGTGAAAAACTACCCTTTGTTTTCTCCCTGTGAGGAATGAATTAATCCAGCAAAGTAAGGAATCGTGGATCCCATAGGAATATCTGAGTTTGTTTACAAGAATATTATGAGAAATACAATCAAACGCTTTACTATAATACTTTCAAATAGTTCCAACTTTCCTAAAGAATCTATATATTTGGAAAATGAAGGATCTTAAAACTGATATTGACCCTGCATATCTATTATAGATTCAATAATAACTATCGAACAGTTACATTTCAGAAATATCAATATTTAACAGTACTACCGTGACGAGTCAATGGCAGCAAAGTACAAAGGTCGTATAATACATAGTTTcagacaataataaataatttttagtaaatgacaaaatgtacaacaacaGCAACGCAGCCACAGGGGTTGAACCAAAGAAGAGAATAAGAGAACGGgattttttaactgtttataGTAGCGTGTAATACATGAAGCTCCTGGTTGCAACACCATCTCAATCAAGTCATCAAAATAAACAACTAGGGCACTGCTTACATCCATTGTACAAGTACACAGAAGAAGCCATTTGGAAACCACACGGTTCGTGTCACCCTTAGTAACTACAAGATAACTGCTGGAAAATTCCTACGAGAATTCCGGGAGAACAGTTCACTCATGTATTACTTAAATGATTGTCACAATACAATTTTGTATGATACTTGCTGGTAAACATCTGCATATAGGTCAATCATTGCTGACAACAAGTGCCATTACTCACAACTTTCAGCCCAATTAGTGACAGGACTTCATTTGACGTTGTGACATCCTCTACAAGGTGTCCGTTCGAAGTTGGGTATATTGCTATTGTAAGCGCATCATCCTTAGACAGCTAGATGGTTCTGGAATCGTGTGGTACCGACATCGGAGCATGTGACGGAACACCTCCTTGAAGTGTGGGTGTTTCACCCCGTAGATGACGGGGTTTAGGGCTCTGTTGAAGACCACAAGAGTCGCCGTCCACGGGATGACCGGATCGCTGGTCGGTATCAACAGAGCGACAGCGAAAGGGGCGAAACACACGACGAAGGTGAACATGACGTAGAAGAGATTCTTGGTGATCTGTACCTGTCTCTTGCTGAAGCTTCCCGCTGATTTATTGTGTAGTTGAGTGCTGCTGGCGCTTGAAGCGTTGGAAGTGTCAGCCATCTCAATGCCCTTCCCCACCATCTTCTTCATGTGGCTGGTGATGTGGCGGTAGATCTTGAAGTAACAGACGAACAGGATGATGAGTGGAATGGGGTAGAAGAGAACAGATCCGAGCAGACTGAAGAGATCGCTCGTCTCAGCCGAGGTGTCTTGGGTACAAATCTTGTACTTGTCCGAGTAACCCCATTTACCGATACCGAAGAGGGGAAGGGAACAGACTAATGCTGGATAGAGCCACGTGAATACCAACATGGCTGCTATCTTCTTGGGTGTGTAGATGGCCTGGTATGTCTGCATGGATTTGATAATGAGGACGTAGCGGTTAATGGCGATGGTGGTAAGATTCATGATGCTGCATCCAAGGGTGATGTAGTATATGGCAGCGGTCGCGGAGCATACTATATCATGCACCGGCCAGCCGTTCATGCTGAACAGCGCCACCGCAGCGAAAGGGGACGTGAGACACGATATCAGGTCGGCGGTGGCGAGGTTGACGACGAAGACGTTGGTTCGAGTATGGAGCTTCTTCGACAAGACAACGGCCAGAATCACCATGGTGTTCCCCACCAACCCGAAGACGGCCACGAGGCAGAAGACGCAGCCTAGAAACATTCTCTGAGTTTCATCTTCAAAACGAAAGTTTCTGCCGTCTCCTCTGGTGGTTGTTATGCCAATCACTGTCATGTCTGATTCGGTTGGATCCTGAAGTCCACTAGGTGTGGTGAAGAAGACATTCATCTCTGTAGAGTTAGAAACAGCTTCAACTGATACCATAGATGTCTCCATGACGATTGAGGATTGTATTAAACGTGTGGGTGTTTGGTTTGCGAATCTGGCTCGTAGAGTGGCAACCAAcctattgaaagaaaaacatactTTAGGTATTATTACAAAATAACCCCCATTGACAAAATTGGACGACCGCCAACATAAAAGGAATAAGCTTGTAAAGCGACGGCGCGTTTATCCGGAGTTCGCAGGTTCAAATTTCTGCTCTTTTTAACTTTGCTAACccaatttatacaaatatttaccCAGCCAGTTTCCTCTTTGTTGTACATTACTTgattttattgaaaaacaagTCGCATCCCCTGAAGGTGATCCCTCTGATGCTGGTTGTATGACCGTTGGCTGGCACCCCAAATTATTTCGATCCCTCGAAATGTTACTTCGAGGTTTGTTTTACCTTTGCAATATTTGTAGAGACGGATACAACCATGTCtctatagctcagttggttgagccaGAAGTCACTGGTTCGTTTCCCACTCTAGTAATTCTGTCGTAGTTCAAccaaaaatatatttgtttttaattcaagtATAGTACAGTAACATAAACTTCCTGAATGACAGTACATTCGTGTCTTCCATTAAACACAATTGCCCCTTTTCTTGCCAGTTTCAGAACATGCGTGTCATAAACAACCACAACCCGCTTCAGTTTATGTCCAATTCGAAAAGCTCCATTGGAACCGTCTTTAGTACGAACAACACGAAGTTCCCCCGCATGATTAACTTACCAATAGTAGAAATTCTTCCTCGGATGGCTGTGAGTTTAAGGTTGCTGCATGGTCTAAACCGATATTAACTTCCAATCCGGCTGTACAGTGTGTAAGCTCGcatttctgagagtccttggcttcacaacgaGAAAACATACAACATACATCAAAGtcgaaaaaaattaaaataacactGAAACTTCCTCATTGCCTTTTCTCTTTGTCCGGTTCATTTTTGATGCCAACATTGGCATTGTTCAACTTTGGTCGCGGAGGGGGTTCTGTgtattgcttaaaggaacacgttgccttggatatggttggaaagatgttttaaaagtagaatacaatgatctacacaagtttgcctcggaattgcgtggttttccctctactgtgcgaactaacatggtcggccatttatgggagtcaaaattttgacccccataaatggccgacgtgttagtcgacgaggtaaaaggaaaaccacgcaatttcgaggcatgtttgtgtggatcattgtattctacttttacaacatctttctacccatatgcattttataaaaaacggttacaaacgctttttaaaaaaccaactcgaccgatccaaggcaacgtgttcctttaaagtaagaACAGTTGCGATTGATGGTGTGGAAATTCATTCAACGGTGACAATGGTTCAACGCTTTTGTGTCACTGTGTATGGGTGTGGGATGTAGGGTGACGGACACTGTTATAGGACACTAGGACACAACATAAATGTccacagaaaataaaattacttccttgaatattgttttattattatttttcacgTTCtagttccttaaaggcagtggacactattggtaattgctcaaaataattattagcataaaacctttcttggtaatgggtcatggggagaggttgatggaataaaacattgtgagaaacggctctctctgaaatgccatagttttcgagaaagaagtaattttccacgaatttgatttcgagacctcagatttagaacttgaggtctcgaaatcaacaatctaaacgcacacaacttcgtgttttcgttttttctttcataattatctcgcaaattcgatggccgattgagctaaaattttcacaggtttgttattttatgcaaatgttgagatacacaaactgtgaaggctggtattgacaattaccaatagtgtccactgcctttaagcgagatGACAGAAGCTTTTTGATTTGTATACTGGTGTGAGGTTTAATATTGCGGAGTGCTCATTTCCCCCAACCAGAAACTTATGTTATTAAGTGGTGGGTTGACAAGCACTTCTACTTAAAGTGTGCGATATTAGTTTTCGCACTTGTTCTGCTTTTGCTTATTTCTGTTGACATTCAACACAATATAgatatcaaaacaaataatgttgcTATGGCCAGGgtcctatttcatagagctgctacaaATAaagaaagtagctaagcataataaCCAAATTTGGCCTACAAGataaaggttaccagcaaaaaataCTCTTCCACAATCGTCtttgattggtatcctgctccatCAGTTTGCTTGGAAGACAATTGTTGAGAAATTATGACCGCTTAAATCCATAAATAAAATGTTGAGCGCGTAAAACGGAACACTCAAATCAAAGGATATGAAATAAATGGGTCAGCACACTTTGACACAGACCAGACGGAAACATTAAATATGTACTGACATCCGCATTTGCAAGTTATTACACTGGATGAAGTCACCACATTGACAGCTGTCCCCGACTTATTGGTTTTTAATCTGCCACATCTGGAGaagtagccttgatcaaggcgctacagccagccgcgatctgcaaactcccagtccccatcactgaattccgccagcgcacccccatacattaattaacacagtgcatataatatgtgtacagcgtatgtacacatacgtactgtacatgtacatgtaccatctgtatacggtacacttacggtacatgggtacttcctaagtagcgccttgatggttttgtaactgccaaaatttagggcggagctcattatgctaatgtatactaacaacccgttctcattggttgttggttgacctataaactctcgctgcgatgtcaatcacaacgttctgcaagcactcgcacacatgtgctcgtggctgtagttgcaatggcggcgggcgagggagaaatccccactatactagtaaaacaaaactggaagtcgctggaaatcagtggtgtataatttgcaaaaccactaaagaaactttcaacaaaatatgacAACCGCggttaatgcatcaatcatgggttgaGAAATAGAAGGAACTGAGACAATTAGACCATGtcaaatgtgtttgagaaaggttaaaaaagtatccaggtgtcatgggtttccggcaagatggctacttggtagcAATTCTTAGGTGCTGGgaatatgacagtacaacacaccccatccccttgaagcacaaacacagaccagatgagataagaaatccagctgtttattttgtcttactgTATACATATATACtatttattacgtttctcgcggtaaatcaaagttggggattggaaatatgtgttgtcgaacataccagacggtagcagatggcgtgtggctgaacaactaCAAGttaagttcaatttcataaactaactcttgccatactagtactacactacaacgttacacttatagtacagcagctttcaactcagggacaaatctaccagctacgttgtaatataattatgatgctagtcctcgtgttataatgaaacgcaagacaacggaagttgttcgaagttgttcaacaccattaccgaccgggcgagtcttgtccggctcacccgtccggcagcgcattcagacccctttacaatcatagctaataaTACACCACGCTCACGACACTGCATGCTATAAAAGCACGTAgtatgtccatacagctagcgtacgcacacacacatggacgtggcatgattgctagcagtaatacgtcattctcaatcgcgcctgtgattggccaatgtttagaatgacacgcccacataaTGAacacccttttatcggaattccgataaagctttacaaacccatcaaggctgttgtttgagccacgtgtgcgaggttgaacgtagaaagacacgaccgtactcacgactatgCTAtcctgttctcgctgtacaatgtatggtaattcTAAAATTAAACGAATAGAATGAAGTTTAATTGGAATTCTACTGAGTCTATCACCGACACTGAAGGACTTACATGAGATTACACTTTCCACCGGAGTAATTAGTCACAGTTGAAAGAACATAAAAAGATGTTCCTGGTATAAATGCCCCACCACGCCCAGTGCTCCCCAATACATTTTTCACCAAGGAACATTGTGCCCGGCGAAAATGGGGTGGGTCAACTAATTGAAGTTGCAACCTATGTGGAGGGAATGTAAGTCCTTCAGTGTCGGTGATAGACTCAGTAGAATTCCAATTAAACTTCATTCTATTCGTTTAATTTTAGAATTCCACCTCGTCATCACCTCCACTTCGGACTTACATGAGATTTTAGAGCACAGAGACGGGCAACATGCAATAAAAAACATGATTGTGTATACGACTTGATGGTTTTATCACAATTTATTAAACGTTCTATAGCTCTGAACTCTTTAACTGTTGTAAACATAATAAGCAAGAGAAAATCGTGCATTAATATAACAAATTACATTTTCATTTCTTAAACGACCAACCTACTTGGTTGTACCAGCCAAAACTGCGTTTGCAAAGCTGTGATCTGTTTGCCCTActggtttgttataaaatttagCAAAAGTACTACTTCTCGCCCAATGGCCAGtacttaaaataatgttcagtgGTACTCCATTCTTAAAAGCAGCACTGCATGCAGCAGATCGAGTACTATGTGCTGTGAACTTGGCTGTGTCGATGCCAGCCTTATGCAACGTGTTCTTTATCCAGCGAGAGATTGTCTCTGACCTTACTTGTTTGTGGGGTGATGCATAGCTTACAAACAAACACCGTTGTTTACCCCTTAGGGATTTCGTCTTAATTAAATACTGTTTTAGCGTCGTCATGACATAAAGTTGGTCATCATGAGGATACCTCGGTAACACCAAACTAACAGGCTGTTTGCCAATCTTGCTGGTTTTCGTCAACTTAGATACAACAAAGATAATTTTTGTAGCTGTAACTTCAGCGTCGTCTAAATTAAGTAGCGACAAAGTTTGACATCTTTGTCCTGAAATCAA
This genomic stretch from Asterias amurensis chromosome 9, ASM3211899v1 harbors:
- the LOC139941708 gene encoding uncharacterized protein, encoding MPFVRENLQSQGISQHAADIIISSWRTSTKKSYRSAIQKWVLFCARTKSDPLRVTVAVILDCLTEEFDKGSSYSTLNTIRSALSAILAPIDGTPIGSLPLIKRFMTGVFNMRPAIPRYTCTWDVNTVLQYLTNLGPSNKLFLKELTMKLVMLVALISGQRCQTLSLLNLDDAEVTATKIIFVVSKLTKTSKIGKQPVSLVLPRYPHDDQLYVMTTLKQYLIKTKSLRGKQRCLFVSYASPHKQVRSETISRWIKNTLHKAGIDTAKFTAHSTRSAACSAAFKNGVPLNIILSTGHWARSSTFAKFYNKPVGQTDHSFANAVLAGTTK
- the LOC139941706 gene encoding beta-4C adrenergic receptor-like; the protein is METSMVSVEAVSNSTEMNVFFTTPSGLQDPTESDMTVIGITTTRGDGRNFRFEDETQRMFLGCVFCLVAVFGLVGNTMVILAVVLSKKLHTRTNVFVVNLATADLISCLTSPFAAVALFSMNGWPVHDIVCSATAAIYYITLGCSIMNLTTIAINRYVLIIKSMQTYQAIYTPKKIAAMLVFTWLYPALVCSLPLFGIGKWGYSDKYKICTQDTSAETSDLFSLLGSVLFYPIPLIILFVCYFKIYRHITSHMKKMVGKGIEMADTSNASSASSTQLHNKSAGSFSKRQVQITKNLFYVMFTFVVCFAPFAVALLIPTSDPVIPWTATLVVFNRALNPVIYGVKHPHFKEVFRHMLRCRYHTIPEPSSCLRMMRLQ